The sequence below is a genomic window from Thiomonas intermedia.
AGTGCTGCGTGTCGCGCTCCAGCGAGGCGTCGCCCGCCCGCTGCCGCCACCACTGGCGCGGACGCTGGCGCGCCACGAGGGCGCAACGCAGATTGTCCGCCACGCTCAACGCGCCGAAGACCTGCGGCGACTGAAAGCTGCGACCCAGGCCCGCAAGCGCGATCTGGCTTGGATGCAGCCGGTCGATGCGCTGGCCCGCGAGCCAGATGCTGCCGGCGCGCAAGGGCAGCAGTCCACTGATCGCCTGAAACAGCGTGGACTTGCCCGCGCCGTTCGGGCCGACGAGCGCCACGCGCTCGCCCGCCTCGATCCGCAGGCTCAGATTCGAGAGGATGGTCTGGCCGCCGAGCACGCAGCGCACGCCGCGAACATCGAGCACAGGCAGGCCCGACGCAGCGCTCATGCCGCCTCGCCTTCGACGCGCAGTCTCGGTGCCAGAACGCGCCTCACCAGCACACCAAGCCCCGTGCTCACCACAGCCAGCCATGCCGCGCCCGCCCAGACCTCGGCGCTGTCGGCGCGCACCGACACCCCCCAAAGCCGCAGCACGCCGTGCGCCAGCAGTTGTTGGCGCACGGCGTAGAGCAGTTCGATCAGACTGCTCGCGCCGATGAGCGACAACCCGCCGCAAACCAGCAGGGCGGCCAGCCCCCACAGTAGATCGGGGTCGCGCCGGGCGCGCAGACGACGCGCCAGCTCATGCAAGACCTCGACCAAACCCTGAGGCGCCCAGATCACGATGGCGAGAAAACCAAGGCCGACATACAGCATCCACGCCTGGGAGAGCGAGGCCAGCAAGACCTCGCTGCCCACCATCAATCCCGCGCCGAGCAAGGCGCCCCACGCCGTCCCGCTGCCCGCGGCCAGGCTGAACAGCAGGGCCATGCTCGATTGCGGCAGGCCGAGTGCCCCGGCGCTCACCTGTTCGACACGCAGGGTTTGCAAAGCACCAGCCAGACCCGCGAGGAAGGCGCTCACCAGCACGAGATGCAGGCGCACGCGACGCGGCGCGCTGCCGCTCACGGCAACGCGCAGAGGGTTGTCGCGCACGGCGCGGGCCAGCAGATCGAGCCGGGTGCCATCAAGCCAGCGGAGCAAACCCGCGGCCAGCAGCACATAGGCCGCGCTGACGCCGTAGACCTGTCGCTGCGACAGCAGGTTCAGCCCCAGCCAGACGGGCCCCGCGGTACGGTCGGTCGAGACACCGCCTTCGCCGCCGAAGAAGCCTTGCAGCATCGGCGCGGCGATGGCCACCAGCAGACCGAGCCCCAGGGTGATCATGGCGAAACTCAGCCCGCCGTGGCGCACGCTGATCGGTCCGGCCACCAGCGCGACGCCCGCGGCGAACAGACCGCCGTACAGCGGCACGAGCGCAAAGGGCAGCGGCCAGCCGGCCGCGGCGATGGCATTCATCGCATGCGCCGCCGCGTAGGCCGACAGCCCGGCGTACAGCGCCTGTCCGAAACTCAACAGCCCGGCGCGCGTGACTAGCAGTCCGACGGATAGGAGCAACAGCCAGGCGATGGCCAGTTGCGACAGCAGGTTGAAGGCGGCGCTGCTCAACGGCAGGGCCACAGGCAGCGCGACCGCCGCCGCGAACAGCGCCGTCGAGGTGAGCGTCCGCCCGGAACGGCCAGCGCTCACGGCGCCTCTTTCGCGGAAAACCGGCGGGTGAGTCCCTGGGGGCGCAGCGCCAGCACGACGACCAGCAGCAGATAGGGCAGCAAGGGGGCCGCGCGCGCCAGGTCGAGATGCAGCAGGCTGGGGATCAGGCCGTCGCTGGCTGGCCAGGTGGCGGGTGCATGCCAGCCCAGGTAGGCGAAGCCGTCGGCCAGCGAGCCGTTCACCGCCACCGCCAGCGTCTGCGCTTCGCCCACCAGCAGCGCGCCCAGCAGCGCACCGCGCAGCGAACCCAGGCCGCCGATGATGATGACGGCGAACAGCAGCGCCCCCATCTGAGCGGCCATGTCGGGTTCGGTGATGAGCAGTGGCCCGCCCACCGCGCCGGCGAGGCCCGCCAGCGCGGCTCCTGCGGCAAACACCAGAGTTTGCACCGCGCGCACGTCGTGCCCCAGCGCCGACACCATGGGGGCGTGAGTCAGTGCGGCCTGCACGATCAGGCCGGCGCGCGTGCGCCACAGCAGCAGCCAGGCCAGGGCGAGCGCGGTCAGCGCCACGGCCATGACAAAGCCGCGGTACACCGGAAACGCCACGCCGCCGAGCGTCAGCAGGCTGCCCTGCAGCGCCTGGGGAATGGCGTAGGGCACCGAGCCATTGCCCCACAGCAGGCGTGCGGCCTCCACCAGCACCACGCCAAACGCGAAAGTGGCGAGCAGCTCGGGCAGATGACCCTGGGCACGCAGGCGCCGCAGCACGCCGACCTCGAAGGCCGTGGCCAGCAGCGCCACCCCCAGAGGCGCGACCACCAGGCCGCCCCAGAAGCCGAACCACGGGCCGCTCTGCCAGGCGAGATAGGCGCCCAGCATGTAGAAACTGCCGTGGGCGAAATTGAGAATGCCCAGCAGCGAGAAAATCAGCGTCAGGCCCGAAGCCAGCAGGAACAGCAGCAGGCTGTAGCTCAGGCCATTGAGCGCAGAGAGTGCGAGCGCGTCCATGCGGGAACCGCGGCGAGGGCTCCCGGCTTTAGCGCGACGGCGGCACGGCACCGCCCGTGCTCACCGCACTCGCCGCAAGCCTGGGCTGCTTGACCGGATAGACCTCGGTCATCAACGGCCGCCGCATGGTGCACTGAGCCGGCAGCGTGGTCTGCACCGTGTCGTAGGTGTGTTCGAGTGCGAAGGTGTATCCCGTCTGTTCCACGTTGTAGGGATTGGTGGGCGAAACCGGCTGCCACGCACTCACATAGATGGGCTGGAGCAACTGATGATCGGCCGCCCGCATGGTGACGTCGCCATTGAAGGTGCGGAATTTGAGCCCTTCCATCGCGGCGGCGACTTTCAGCGGTTCGGTGCTGTGCGCCCTGGTCAT
It includes:
- a CDS encoding ABC transporter ATP-binding protein, whose product is MSAASGLPVLDVRGVRCVLGGQTILSNLSLRIEAGERVALVGPNGAGKSTLFQAISGLLPLRAGSIWLAGQRIDRLHPSQIALAGLGRSFQSPQVFGALSVADNLRCALVARQRPRQWWRQRAGDASLERDTQHWLDVLRLQTCADAAAQQIDYARLRALELGLGLLGQAPLLLLDEPTAGMSRAQAGHMLDLIEHVCADRTLLLIEHDPGAVFRLASRVVVVHQGQVLADGTPTQIRDDARVQAVYLGAAP
- a CDS encoding branched-chain amino acid ABC transporter permease; translation: MSAGRSGRTLTSTALFAAAVALPVALPLSSAAFNLLSQLAIAWLLLLSVGLLVTRAGLLSFGQALYAGLSAYAAAHAMNAIAAAGWPLPFALVPLYGGLFAAGVALVAGPISVRHGGLSFAMITLGLGLLVAIAAPMLQGFFGGEGGVSTDRTAGPVWLGLNLLSQRQVYGVSAAYVLLAAGLLRWLDGTRLDLLARAVRDNPLRVAVSGSAPRRVRLHLVLVSAFLAGLAGALQTLRVEQVSAGALGLPQSSMALLFSLAAGSGTAWGALLGAGLMVGSEVLLASLSQAWMLYVGLGFLAIVIWAPQGLVEVLHELARRLRARRDPDLLWGLAALLVCGGLSLIGASSLIELLYAVRQQLLAHGVLRLWGVSVRADSAEVWAGAAWLAVVSTGLGVLVRRVLAPRLRVEGEAA
- a CDS encoding branched-chain amino acid ABC transporter permease translates to MDALALSALNGLSYSLLLFLLASGLTLIFSLLGILNFAHGSFYMLGAYLAWQSGPWFGFWGGLVVAPLGVALLATAFEVGVLRRLRAQGHLPELLATFAFGVVLVEAARLLWGNGSVPYAIPQALQGSLLTLGGVAFPVYRGFVMAVALTALALAWLLLWRTRAGLIVQAALTHAPMVSALGHDVRAVQTLVFAAGAALAGLAGAVGGPLLITEPDMAAQMGALLFAVIIIGGLGSLRGALLGALLVGEAQTLAVAVNGSLADGFAYLGWHAPATWPASDGLIPSLLHLDLARAAPLLPYLLLVVVLALRPQGLTRRFSAKEAP